The Bacteroidota bacterium genomic interval GCCGGGCGCACGCGGGCGCACCGCTGGGCCTCGCGCACGCTCGACCTCGACCTCGTGCTCTACGCCGACCTCGACCTTGACACGGTGCGGCTCTCGGTCCCGCACCCGCGCCTGGCCGAGCGCCGCTTCGTGCTGCAACCGCTCGCCGACCTCGCGCCCGACCGCGTCGTCCCCCGCTGGAACGAGACGGTGGCCGACCTCCTCGCGGCCTGCCCCGACCGCGCCGCGCTCCGCTGCACCGACTTCGCCCTGCGCGACGACGAGCCCCAGGATGCCAGCCACGGTGGTGGCAGCCACGGTGGTGGCAGCCACGGTGGTGGCAGCCACGGTGGTGGAGACGAAGAGCCGAGGAGGAATCGAAGCGAGGGTTGACGCGGCGGCCCATCCACCGCACCTTCTCGGTCCTCGGCTTGTCGGCACACTGACAGATCCTGTCACCCCGCGTCGGTATTCTCCCGAGGTTCCTCTCCGTCTTCCTGCCGCTCCGCCCTGTGCCCACGCCGCTCCCCGACCGCCTTCGCTACGTTGCCATTGAGGGTGTGATCGGGGCGGGCAAGACCACGCTCGCGCGCATGCTCGCCGAGCACACCGGCGCGCGGCTGGTGCTGG includes:
- the folK gene encoding 2-amino-4-hydroxy-6-hydroxymethyldihydropteridine diphosphokinase — its product is MNRTDGETAGGQSAPSLPRNTAAPPRALVAIALGANLGDRIGQLRAAVAALDAHPDVTVTRCSPVYEAEAHTLDGTPQPAYLNAVVTASTSLDPEALLDVLLAIEQEAGRTRAHRWASRTLDLDLVLYADLDLDTVRLSVPHPRLAERRFVLQPLADLAPDRVVPRWNETVADLLAACPDRAALRCTDFALRDDEPQDASHGGGSHGGGSHGGGSHGGGDEEPRRNRSEG